A genomic window from Rhizobium sp. 007 includes:
- the rplF gene encoding 50S ribosomal protein L6 has product MSRIGKKPVQVPAGITATVDGQKVTAKGPKGELFFVANDEVGVKLEDNAVVVTPLNQTKDARAKWGMSRTMIENIFKGVKDGYERKLEINGVGYRASMQGKNLQLALGFSHDVVYEPPVGISIAVPKPTEIVVTGINKQQVGQVAAEIREYRGPEPYKGKGVKYADERIVRKEGKKK; this is encoded by the coding sequence ATGTCTCGTATCGGTAAGAAGCCCGTTCAGGTACCTGCTGGAATCACGGCTACGGTCGATGGTCAGAAGGTTACTGCAAAGGGCCCGAAGGGCGAGCTGTTCTTCGTCGCAAACGACGAAGTCGGCGTAAAGCTCGAAGATAACGCGGTCGTGGTCACGCCGCTCAACCAGACCAAGGATGCTCGCGCAAAGTGGGGTATGTCCCGCACAATGATCGAGAACATCTTCAAGGGCGTCAAGGACGGTTACGAGCGCAAGCTCGAAATCAACGGCGTTGGTTATCGTGCATCCATGCAGGGCAAGAACCTGCAGCTGGCTCTCGGTTTCAGCCACGACGTGGTCTATGAGCCGCCGGTCGGTATCTCGATCGCTGTTCCGAAGCCGACGGAAATCGTCGTCACCGGCATTAATAAGCAGCAGGTCGGTCAGGTCGCCGCCGAAATCCGCGAATACCGCGGTCCCGAGCCCTACAAGGGCAAGGGCGTGAAGTATGCTGACGAGCGCATCGTCCGCAAAGAAGGCAAGAAGAAGTAA
- the rplR gene encoding 50S ribosomal protein L18 — MASRKEALARRANRVRRQLKSVANGRPRLSVHRSSKNIYAQIIDDVAGKTLAAASTLDKDLRGSLKTGADTAAAALVGKLVAERASKAGVKEVVFDRGAFIYHGRIKALAEAAREGGLTF, encoded by the coding sequence ATGGCTAGCAGGAAAGAAGCACTTGCACGTCGTGCCAACCGCGTGCGCCGTCAACTCAAGTCGGTGGCCAATGGCCGTCCGCGCCTGTCGGTTCATCGCTCCTCGAAGAACATCTACGCACAGATCATCGATGATGTGGCCGGCAAGACGCTTGCGGCTGCCTCCACGCTCGACAAGGATCTGCGCGGTTCTCTGAAGACCGGTGCCGACACCGCAGCAGCTGCCCTCGTCGGCAAGCTCGTTGCAGAGCGCGCCTCCAAGGCCGGCGTCAAGGAAGTCGTATTCGACCGTGGCGCCTTCATCTATCACGGCCGCATCAAGGCTCTTGCAGAAGCAGCCCGCGAAGGCGGTCTGACCTTCTAA
- the rpsE gene encoding 30S ribosomal protein S5 — protein MAQERRGSREDRQSREERDSEFVDKLVAINRVAKVVKGGRRFGFAALVVVGDQKGRVGFGHGKAREVPEAIRKATEAAKRELIFVPLREGRTLHHDVHGRHGAGKVLLRSAKVGTGIIAGGPMRAVFETLGVHDVVAKSTGSSNPYNMVRATFDALKHQVHPKDIAAQRGIKYATLQARRAASGNASEE, from the coding sequence ATGGCACAGGAAAGAAGGGGTTCTCGCGAAGATCGCCAGAGCCGCGAAGAGCGCGACAGCGAATTCGTCGACAAGCTTGTCGCGATCAACCGCGTCGCCAAGGTTGTTAAGGGTGGCCGCCGTTTCGGTTTCGCCGCTCTCGTCGTCGTCGGTGACCAGAAAGGCCGCGTAGGCTTCGGTCACGGTAAGGCACGCGAAGTGCCGGAAGCGATCCGCAAGGCAACGGAAGCCGCCAAGCGCGAGCTGATCTTCGTTCCCCTGCGTGAAGGCCGCACCCTGCATCACGACGTCCATGGCCGCCATGGCGCCGGCAAGGTTCTGCTGCGCTCGGCCAAGGTCGGTACCGGTATCATCGCCGGCGGTCCGATGCGCGCCGTTTTCGAAACGCTCGGCGTTCACGACGTTGTCGCCAAGTCGACCGGTTCCTCGAACCCGTACAACATGGTTCGCGCAACCTTCGACGCTCTGAAGCACCAGGTTCACCCGAAGGACATCGCAGCTCAGCGCGGCATCAAGTATGCTACGCTCCAGGCTCGCCGTGCCGCCTCCGGCAACGCCTCTGAAGAATAA
- the rpmD gene encoding 50S ribosomal protein L30 translates to MAKATKKTEAKTVTVEQIGSPIRRPAVQRQTLIGLGLNKMHRTRTLEDTPSVRGMIRAVQHLVRVVDEK, encoded by the coding sequence ATGGCTAAGGCTACCAAGAAGACCGAAGCGAAGACGGTTACCGTCGAGCAGATCGGCAGCCCGATTCGCCGGCCGGCTGTACAGCGCCAGACGCTGATCGGCCTCGGCCTCAACAAGATGCACCGGACCCGCACCCTGGAAGATACGCCTTCCGTTCGCGGCATGATCCGTGCTGTCCAGCATCTCGTTCGCGTCGTCGACGAGAAGTGA
- the rplO gene encoding 50S ribosomal protein L15: MKLNEIRDNEGSTHSRKRLGRGIGSGSGKTGGRGVKGQKSRSGVAINGFEGGQMPIYRRLPKRGFTNIFKADFVVVSLARIQAAIDAGKLDAKVTVDAAALKAAGVIRRAKDGVRVLADGELKAKIKLEVAGASKPAVEKIEKAGASITLLSAAAAE; this comes from the coding sequence ATGAAACTCAATGAAATCAGAGATAACGAAGGTTCGACCCACAGCCGCAAGCGCCTCGGCCGCGGTATCGGTTCGGGCTCGGGCAAGACCGGTGGTCGCGGTGTGAAGGGTCAGAAGTCCCGTTCCGGCGTCGCCATCAACGGTTTTGAAGGTGGTCAGATGCCAATCTACCGCCGTCTGCCGAAGCGCGGCTTCACGAACATCTTCAAGGCCGACTTCGTCGTCGTCTCTCTCGCACGCATCCAGGCTGCGATCGACGCCGGCAAGCTTGACGCCAAGGTGACTGTCGATGCCGCAGCCCTCAAGGCCGCCGGTGTGATCCGCCGCGCCAAGGACGGCGTTCGCGTTCTCGCCGACGGCGAGCTGAAGGCAAAGATCAAGCTCGAAGTCGCAGGCGCTTCCAAGCCCGCCGTCGAGAAGATCGAAAAGGCCGGCGCGTCGATCACGCTTCTTTCTGCCGCAGCGGCAGAATAA
- the secY gene encoding preprotein translocase subunit SecY: MASAAEQLASNLSFSTFAKAEDLKKRLWFTLAALLVYRLGTHIPLPGLNPEAYAQAFRGQAGGILGLFNMFSGGAVERMAIFALGIMPYISASIIVQLMTSVVPALENLKKEGEQGRKIINQYTRYGTVLLGALQAYGIAVGLESGSGLVVDPGWFFRISTVITLLGGTMFLMWLGEQITSRGIGNGISLIIFAGIAAGLPSALAGTLELGRTGALSTSLILAVILIAMAVIAVIVFVERAQRRLLIQYPKRQVGNRMFQGDTSHLPLKLNTSGVIPAIFASSLLLLPATVAGFANTTSLPSWATVIVAALGHGQPLYMLLYAALIAFFAFFYTAIVFNPKDTADNLKKHGGFIPGIRPGERTAEYIDFVLTRITVIGAIYLVFVCILPEILVSQTGIPLALGGTSLLIVVSVTLDTVAQIQGHLIAQQYEGLIKKSKLRGGKRGR; the protein is encoded by the coding sequence ATGGCGTCTGCAGCGGAACAATTGGCTTCCAATCTTAGTTTTTCGACCTTCGCCAAAGCCGAGGATCTCAAGAAGCGCCTGTGGTTCACGCTGGCAGCTCTCCTCGTCTATCGTCTTGGTACGCACATTCCGCTTCCGGGCCTCAATCCCGAAGCCTATGCCCAGGCCTTCCGCGGCCAGGCGGGCGGCATTCTCGGCCTCTTCAACATGTTTTCGGGCGGCGCCGTCGAGCGCATGGCGATCTTCGCGCTCGGCATCATGCCCTATATCTCCGCTTCGATCATCGTGCAGTTGATGACCTCGGTCGTGCCGGCGCTCGAAAACCTGAAGAAGGAAGGCGAGCAGGGCCGCAAGATCATCAACCAGTACACCCGCTACGGCACCGTGCTGCTCGGCGCACTGCAGGCCTATGGCATCGCGGTCGGCCTTGAAAGCGGCAGCGGCCTCGTGGTCGATCCGGGCTGGTTCTTCCGTATTTCCACCGTCATCACACTGCTCGGCGGCACGATGTTCCTGATGTGGCTCGGCGAACAGATCACCTCGCGCGGCATCGGCAACGGCATTTCGCTGATCATTTTCGCAGGCATCGCTGCCGGTCTTCCGAGCGCGCTTGCCGGCACGCTCGAACTCGGCCGCACCGGTGCGCTTTCGACGTCGCTGATTCTCGCTGTCATCCTGATCGCAATGGCCGTTATCGCCGTCATCGTCTTCGTCGAGCGCGCCCAGCGCCGGCTGCTGATCCAGTATCCGAAGCGTCAGGTCGGCAACCGGATGTTCCAGGGCGATACCTCGCACCTGCCGCTCAAGTTGAATACCTCGGGCGTCATCCCGGCAATCTTCGCCTCGTCGCTGCTGCTTCTGCCAGCGACCGTCGCGGGCTTTGCCAACACGACGTCTCTGCCGTCCTGGGCGACGGTGATCGTTGCGGCGCTCGGCCACGGCCAACCGCTCTATATGCTGCTCTACGCTGCGTTGATCGCGTTCTTTGCCTTCTTCTACACGGCCATCGTCTTCAATCCGAAGGACACGGCCGACAATCTGAAGAAGCATGGCGGCTTCATTCCCGGCATCCGTCCAGGCGAGCGCACCGCCGAATATATCGATTTCGTCCTGACCCGCATCACGGTCATCGGCGCGATCTATCTCGTCTTCGTCTGCATCCTGCCTGAGATCCTGGTGTCGCAAACCGGCATCCCATTGGCCCTTGGTGGTACTTCGCTTTTGATCGTGGTTAGCGTAACTCTTGATACGGTGGCTCAGATCCAGGGTCATCTGATTGCACAGCAGTACGAAGGCCTGATCAAGAAATCGAAGTTGCGTGGAGGAAAGAGGGGGCGATGA
- a CDS encoding adenylate kinase: MRLILLGPPGAGKGTQAQRIVEKYGIPQLSTGDMLRAAVHAGTEVGKRADALMKAGKLVPDEVVNAIVSERIDQPDCANGFILDGFPRTLIQADATEAMLRAKGLDLSVVIELKVNDDELIRRVAGRYSCAQCGSVYHDTDKAPESEGVCDKCGSTHFKRRPDDNPETMTARLQVYYKETSPLIGYYYAKGKLKSVDGMADIDHVTGEVDTILSKL, translated from the coding sequence ATGAGACTCATACTTTTGGGGCCGCCGGGCGCGGGCAAGGGAACCCAGGCCCAGCGGATCGTGGAGAAGTACGGCATTCCGCAGCTTTCCACGGGTGACATGCTTCGCGCTGCCGTTCACGCTGGAACCGAGGTCGGCAAGCGGGCCGATGCGTTGATGAAGGCGGGCAAGCTTGTGCCCGATGAAGTCGTCAACGCCATCGTCTCCGAGCGCATCGACCAGCCGGACTGTGCGAATGGCTTCATCCTCGACGGTTTCCCCCGGACGCTGATCCAGGCGGATGCCACGGAAGCGATGCTTCGCGCAAAGGGTCTCGACCTTTCCGTCGTCATCGAGTTGAAGGTCAACGACGACGAGCTCATTCGCCGTGTTGCGGGGCGCTATTCATGCGCACAATGCGGCAGCGTCTACCATGACACCGACAAGGCCCCGGAAAGCGAAGGCGTCTGCGACAAGTGCGGTTCGACGCATTTCAAGCGCCGGCCGGACGATAACCCGGAGACGATGACGGCGCGGCTTCAGGTCTATTACAAGGAAACCTCGCCGTTGATCGGCTATTACTACGCCAAGGGGAAGCTCAAGAGCGTGGACGGCATGGCCGACATAGACCACGTCACTGGCGAGGTCGATACCATCCTTTCGAAGCTTTAA
- the rpsM gene encoding 30S ribosomal protein S13, protein MARIAGVNIPTAKRVVIALTYIHGIGSKFAQEIVEKVGIPADRRVHQLTDAEVLQIRETIDRDYQVEGDLRRETSMNIKRLMDLGCYRGLRHRRGLPVRGQRTHTNARTRKGPAKAIAGKKK, encoded by the coding sequence GTGGCACGTATCGCTGGCGTCAACATCCCGACTGCGAAGCGCGTCGTTATCGCGCTGACCTACATTCACGGGATCGGTTCGAAATTCGCACAGGAAATCGTCGAGAAGGTCGGCATCCCGGCTGATCGCCGCGTGCACCAGCTCACGGACGCTGAAGTTCTTCAGATCCGCGAAACGATCGACCGCGACTATCAGGTCGAAGGTGACCTTCGTCGCGAAACCTCGATGAACATCAAGCGTCTGATGGACCTCGGCTGCTACCGCGGCCTGCGTCATCGCCGCGGCCTGCCGGTTCGCGGTCAGCGCACGCACACCAATGCCCGCACCCGCAAGGGCCCGGCAAAGGCGATCGCTGGTAAGAAGAAGTAA
- the rpsK gene encoding 30S ribosomal protein S11 encodes MAKEAVRVRRRERKNISSGVAHVNSTFNNTMITITDAQGNAIAWSSAGAKGFKGSRKSTPFAAQIAAEDAAKKAQEHGMKSLEVEVCGPGSGRESALRALQAAGFMITSIRDVTPIPHNGCRPRKKRRV; translated from the coding sequence ATGGCCAAGGAAGCCGTCCGCGTTCGCCGTCGCGAACGTAAAAACATTTCGTCGGGTGTGGCTCACGTCAACTCGACCTTCAACAACACGATGATCACCATCACTGACGCGCAGGGCAATGCAATCGCCTGGTCGTCCGCCGGTGCCAAGGGCTTTAAGGGTTCGCGCAAGTCGACCCCGTTCGCGGCCCAGATCGCTGCTGAAGATGCTGCCAAGAAGGCGCAGGAACATGGCATGAAGTCGCTGGAAGTCGAAGTTTGCGGTCCGGGTTCTGGTCGTGAATCCGCTCTGCGCGCGCTCCAGGCTGCCGGTTTCATGATCACGTCCATCCGCGACGTGACGCCGATCCCGCACAATGGCTGCCGCCCGCGCAAGAAGCGCCGCGTCTGA
- a CDS encoding DNA-directed RNA polymerase subunit alpha: MIQKNWQELIKPNKVEFSSNSRIKATLVAEPLERGFGLTLGNALRRVLLSSLRGAAVTAVQIDGVLHEFSSIPGVREDVTDIVLNIKEIAIKMDGDDAKRMVVRKQGPGVVTAGDIQTVGDIEILNPEHVICTLDEGAEIRMEFTVNNGKGYVPAERNRAEDAPIGLIPVDSLYSPVKKVSYKVENTREGQVLDYDKLTMTIETDGSVSGEDAVAFAARILQDQLGVFVNFDEPQKEAEEEAVTELAFNPALLKKVDELELSVRSANCLKNDNIVYIGDLIQKTEAEMLRTPNFGRKSLNEIKEVLASMGLHLGMEVPAWPPENIEDLAKRYEDQY, translated from the coding sequence ATGATCCAGAAGAACTGGCAGGAATTGATCAAGCCGAACAAGGTCGAGTTCTCTTCGAACTCGCGCATCAAGGCGACGCTCGTTGCAGAGCCGCTGGAGCGCGGTTTCGGCCTGACCCTCGGCAACGCGCTTCGTCGCGTTCTGCTCTCGTCGCTGCGCGGTGCCGCTGTGACGGCCGTGCAGATCGACGGCGTGCTGCACGAATTCTCCTCGATTCCGGGCGTCCGCGAAGACGTGACGGATATCGTGCTCAACATCAAGGAAATCGCCATCAAGATGGATGGCGACGACGCAAAGCGCATGGTCGTCCGCAAGCAGGGCCCGGGCGTTGTGACGGCTGGCGACATCCAGACGGTCGGCGATATCGAAATCCTCAACCCTGAGCATGTCATCTGCACGCTCGACGAGGGCGCCGAGATCCGCATGGAATTCACGGTCAACAACGGCAAGGGCTACGTTCCGGCCGAACGCAATCGTGCGGAAGATGCTCCGATCGGCCTGATCCCGGTCGACAGCCTCTATTCGCCGGTCAAGAAGGTGTCCTACAAGGTTGAAAACACCCGCGAAGGACAGGTTCTCGACTACGACAAGCTGACGATGACCATCGAAACCGATGGCTCCGTTTCCGGCGAAGACGCCGTCGCTTTTGCGGCACGCATCCTCCAGGACCAGCTTGGCGTCTTCGTCAACTTCGACGAGCCGCAGAAGGAAGCCGAAGAGGAAGCAGTCACCGAACTCGCTTTCAACCCGGCGCTCCTCAAGAAGGTAGACGAACTCGAACTGTCGGTCCGCTCGGCAAACTGCCTGAAGAACGACAACATCGTCTACATCGGCGACCTCATTCAGAAGACCGAAGCAGAAATGCTCCGCACGCCGAATTTTGGTCGCAAGTCGCTGAACGAAATCAAGGAAGTTCTCGCTTCCATGGGCCTGCATCTCGGCATGGAAGTGCCGGCATGGCCGCCTGAGAACATCGAAGATCTCGCCAAGCGGTACGAAGACCAGTACTAA
- the rplQ gene encoding 50S ribosomal protein L17: MRHGKAGRKLNRTASHRKAMFANMAASLITHEQIVTTLPKAKEIRPIVEKLVTLGKRGDLHARRQAISQIKDAAVVSKLFDTIASRYATRNGGYLRIMKAGFRQGDNAALAVIEFVDRDTFAKGAADKARSAAEEQAVAA; the protein is encoded by the coding sequence ATGCGCCACGGTAAAGCCGGCCGCAAGCTGAATAGAACCGCAAGCCACCGCAAGGCGATGTTCGCCAACATGGCGGCTTCGCTCATCACGCATGAGCAGATCGTGACGACCCTGCCGAAAGCAAAGGAAATCCGTCCGATCGTTGAAAAGCTCGTTACCCTTGGCAAGCGCGGCGACCTGCACGCTCGCCGTCAGGCGATTTCGCAGATCAAGGACGCCGCAGTCGTTTCGAAGCTTTTCGACACGATCGCTTCGCGCTACGCAACCCGCAATGGCGGCTACCTGCGTATCATGAAGGCCGGCTTCCGCCAGGGCGATAACGCCGCTCTCGCCGTCATCGAATTCGTTGACCGCGACACCTTCGCCAAGGGCGCAGCCGACAAGGCCCGCTCCGCTGCCGAAGAGCAGGCCGTCGCCGCCTGA
- the msrQ gene encoding protein-methionine-sulfoxide reductase heme-binding subunit MsrQ, with product MTDFSLTLAKRWQPASVWLLYVAGLLPAAWYFYLGATDGLGADPVKTFELFLGIWAIRFLILTLAVSPARDLFGWNYLRYRRCLGLLCFYYVAMHFTVYMVLDQELIIQAVIDDVVKRPFIMFGMAGLTLLIPLALTSNNFSIRRLGPAWVRLHRLVYIVAACGALHFALSTKVLGPEQYIYVGLLILLILYRSWRPIARSRKRGQGRQDSRAAATAA from the coding sequence ATGACGGATTTCTCGCTGACGCTTGCGAAACGCTGGCAGCCGGCATCCGTCTGGCTGCTCTACGTGGCGGGGCTCCTGCCCGCCGCCTGGTATTTCTACCTCGGCGCCACGGACGGTCTCGGCGCCGATCCGGTCAAGACCTTCGAACTGTTTCTCGGCATCTGGGCGATCCGCTTCCTGATCCTGACGCTCGCCGTCAGCCCTGCCCGCGATCTCTTCGGCTGGAATTACCTGCGCTACCGCCGTTGCCTCGGCCTGCTCTGCTTCTACTATGTCGCAATGCATTTCACCGTCTACATGGTGCTCGACCAGGAATTGATCATTCAAGCTGTCATCGACGATGTCGTGAAACGGCCCTTCATCATGTTCGGCATGGCGGGCCTGACGCTGCTCATTCCGCTTGCGCTGACATCCAACAATTTCTCGATCCGCCGCCTCGGCCCGGCCTGGGTCCGCCTCCACCGCCTCGTCTACATCGTCGCAGCCTGCGGCGCGCTGCACTTCGCCCTCTCGACCAAGGTCTTAGGCCCCGAGCAATACATCTATGTCGGCCTTCTGATCCTGCTGATCCTCTACCGCTCCTGGAGGCCGATCGCCCGCAGCAGGAAGCGCGGGCAAGGACGGCAAGACAGCCGGGCGGCGGCGACCGCCGCGTGA
- the msrP gene encoding protein-methionine-sulfoxide reductase catalytic subunit MsrP — protein MPAYHPPKIPSSEITPRQVYLRRREFLGAATLGAMALYGAGKASAAALSVIESKYKVDEKTTPLKDVTTYNNFYEFGLDKGDPAALSGDFKPLPWTVKVDGMVGKPGTFDIEALIKEFPIEERVYRMRCVEAWSMVIPWDGFPLAALLDKVEPLGSAKYVAFETVVRPDEMPGQKGIFQSLEWPYVEGLRLDEARHPLTLLAVGLYGETLPNQNGAPIRLVVPWKYGFKGIKSIVKITLTDQQPKNTWQVTNPQEYGFYANVNPAVDHPRWSQASERRIGESGFFGASRHPTLPFNGYADEVASLYSGMDLKANF, from the coding sequence ATGCCGGCTTATCATCCGCCAAAGATCCCGTCTTCGGAGATCACGCCGCGCCAGGTCTATCTCCGCCGCCGCGAGTTCCTTGGGGCTGCAACGCTCGGCGCCATGGCGCTCTATGGGGCCGGCAAGGCGAGCGCTGCGGCACTTTCCGTCATCGAGAGCAAGTACAAGGTCGATGAAAAAACGACGCCGCTGAAGGATGTGACGACCTATAACAACTTTTACGAATTCGGCCTCGACAAGGGAGATCCCGCGGCCCTTTCCGGCGACTTCAAGCCCCTGCCCTGGACCGTTAAGGTCGACGGCATGGTCGGCAAACCGGGCACCTTCGATATCGAGGCCCTGATCAAGGAATTTCCGATCGAGGAGCGCGTCTACCGCATGCGCTGTGTCGAGGCCTGGTCGATGGTGATCCCCTGGGACGGCTTCCCGCTTGCAGCCCTGCTCGACAAGGTGGAGCCGCTGGGCAGCGCCAAGTACGTCGCCTTTGAAACCGTCGTCCGGCCGGACGAAATGCCGGGCCAGAAAGGCATCTTCCAGTCACTCGAATGGCCTTATGTCGAGGGCCTGCGCCTCGACGAGGCCCGCCACCCGCTGACGCTGCTTGCCGTCGGTCTCTATGGCGAAACGCTGCCGAACCAGAATGGTGCGCCCATCCGCCTCGTCGTGCCGTGGAAATATGGCTTCAAGGGCATCAAGTCGATCGTGAAGATCACGCTCACCGACCAGCAGCCGAAGAACACCTGGCAGGTCACCAACCCGCAGGAATACGGCTTCTATGCCAACGTCAATCCGGCGGTCGATCATCCCCGCTGGAGCCAGGCGAGCGAACGGCGCATCGGCGAAAGCGGCTTCTTCGGCGCCAGCCGCCATCCGACGCTGCCTTTCAACGGTTACGCCGATGAGGTCGCAAGCCTCTATTCCGGTATGGACCTGAAGGCGAATTTCTGA
- the ilvD gene encoding dihydroxy-acid dehydratase encodes MPAYRSRTTTHGRNMAGARGLWRATGMKDADFGKPIIAVVNSFTQFVPGHVHLKDLGQLVAREIEAAGGVAKEFNTIAVDDGIAMGHDGMLYSLPSRELIADSVEYMVNAHCADAMVCISNCDKITPGMLMASLRLNIPSVFVSGGPMEAGKVVLQGKKHALDLVDAMVAAADDKISDEDVQTIERSACPTCGSCSGMFTANSMNCLTEALGLSLPGNGSTLATHADRKRLFVEAGHLIVDLARRYYEQDDVKALPRTIASKRAFENAMALDIAMGGSTNTVLHILAAAHEGEVDFTLADIDALSRRVPCLSKVAPAKADVHMEDVHRAGGIMSILGELDKGGLLNRDCPTVHAETLGDAIDRWDITRTSSETVRDFYLAAPGGIPTQVAFSQNARWEELDTDREKGVIRSVEHPFSKDGGLAVLKGNLALDGCIVKTAGVDESILKFSGPAKVYESQDAAVKAILGNEVVAGDVVVIRYEGPKGGPGMQEMLYPTSYLKSKGLGKACALITDGRFSGGTSGLSIGHVSPEAANGGTIGLVRPGDVIDIDIPNRTISLRISDAELATRRSEQEEKGWHPAEHRKRNVTTALKAYAAFATSADRGAVRDLGGR; translated from the coding sequence ATGCCAGCTTACCGTTCCAGAACCACGACTCACGGCCGCAACATGGCGGGCGCGCGCGGCCTTTGGCGCGCGACGGGCATGAAGGACGCGGATTTCGGCAAGCCGATCATCGCAGTGGTGAATTCCTTCACCCAGTTCGTGCCTGGCCACGTGCATCTGAAGGACCTCGGCCAGCTTGTCGCCCGCGAGATCGAAGCGGCCGGTGGCGTTGCCAAGGAATTCAACACGATCGCCGTCGACGACGGCATCGCCATGGGCCATGACGGCATGCTCTATTCGCTGCCGTCGCGCGAACTGATCGCCGACAGCGTCGAATACATGGTCAACGCCCATTGCGCCGACGCCATGGTCTGCATCTCGAACTGCGACAAGATCACCCCCGGCATGCTGATGGCGTCGCTGCGCCTCAACATCCCGTCGGTCTTCGTTTCCGGCGGCCCGATGGAAGCTGGCAAGGTCGTGCTGCAGGGCAAGAAGCATGCGCTCGATCTGGTCGATGCCATGGTTGCCGCCGCTGACGACAAGATCAGCGACGAGGATGTTCAGACGATCGAGCGCTCAGCCTGTCCGACCTGCGGCTCGTGCTCCGGCATGTTCACGGCCAATTCCATGAACTGCCTGACAGAAGCGCTCGGCCTGTCGCTGCCCGGCAACGGCTCGACACTTGCAACCCATGCCGACCGCAAACGCCTCTTCGTCGAGGCCGGGCACCTGATCGTCGATCTCGCCCGCCGATACTACGAGCAGGACGACGTCAAGGCGCTGCCGCGCACGATCGCTTCGAAGCGGGCCTTTGAAAACGCCATGGCGCTCGATATCGCCATGGGCGGCTCGACCAATACCGTTCTGCACATCCTGGCTGCCGCCCATGAAGGCGAGGTCGATTTCACGCTGGCCGACATCGACGCGCTGTCGCGCCGCGTGCCGTGCCTTTCCAAGGTCGCGCCGGCCAAGGCCGACGTGCACATGGAAGACGTCCACCGCGCCGGCGGCATCATGTCGATCCTCGGCGAGCTGGACAAAGGCGGTCTGCTCAACCGCGACTGCCCGACCGTTCATGCCGAGACGCTGGGTGACGCCATCGATCGCTGGGATATCACCCGCACCAGCAGCGAGACGGTTCGCGACTTCTACCTCGCGGCCCCCGGCGGCATCCCGACCCAGGTCGCCTTCAGCCAGAACGCCCGCTGGGAAGAGCTGGATACCGACCGGGAAAAGGGCGTCATCCGCTCGGTCGAGCATCCGTTCTCGAAGGATGGCGGCCTGGCTGTCCTCAAGGGTAACCTCGCGCTCGACGGCTGCATCGTGAAGACGGCGGGCGTCGATGAATCGATCCTGAAATTCTCCGGTCCGGCCAAGGTCTACGAAAGCCAGGATGCTGCGGTGAAAGCCATCCTCGGCAATGAGGTGGTCGCGGGCGACGTCGTCGTCATCCGCTACGAGGGCCCGAAGGGCGGCCCCGGCATGCAGGAAATGCTCTATCCGACGAGCTATTTGAAGTCGAAGGGCCTCGGCAAGGCGTGCGCGCTGATCACCGACGGCCGCTTCTCCGGTGGCACCTCCGGCCTCTCGATCGGCCACGTTTCGCCGGAAGCGGCGAACGGCGGCACGATCGGCTTGGTGCGCCCGGGTGACGTGATCGATATCGACATCCCGAACCGCACGATCAGCCTGCGCATCAGCGACGCCGAACTTGCGACCCGCCGTTCCGAGCAGGAAGAGAAGGGCTGGCATCCGGCCGAACACCGCAAGCGCAATGTCACGACGGCGCTGAAGGCCTATGCGGCTTTCGCGACGAGCGCGGACCGCGGCGCCGTGCGCGATCTCGGCGGCCGCTGA
- a CDS encoding GNAT family N-acetyltransferase, translating into MKSPTVRVMAAAEEDLAVETVMLAFAADPMARWTWPQAHQYLAAMPRMIRAFGSSAFSNGSAFCTDGYAGTALWLSPGVHSDDEGLGAVLESTVARALTPETTAIFEQMARYHPTEPHWYLPLIGVDPAHQGEGHGDALMAYALARCDRDHAPAYLESSNPRNIPFYRRYGFEPLGAIQVGSSPTLVPMLRRPR; encoded by the coding sequence ATGAAATCGCCAACAGTGAGAGTCATGGCCGCGGCCGAGGAAGATCTGGCGGTCGAAACGGTCATGCTTGCCTTTGCAGCGGATCCTATGGCGCGATGGACCTGGCCGCAGGCACACCAGTACCTTGCGGCGATGCCGCGAATGATCCGGGCGTTCGGCAGCAGCGCATTCTCTAACGGAAGTGCCTTTTGCACCGATGGCTACGCCGGAACGGCGCTGTGGCTATCGCCCGGGGTACATTCCGACGACGAAGGGCTTGGTGCGGTGCTCGAGAGCACGGTTGCGCGCGCTCTTACCCCCGAAACCACAGCCATATTCGAGCAGATGGCCAGGTACCACCCGACCGAACCACATTGGTACCTGCCACTGATCGGCGTCGACCCGGCGCATCAAGGCGAAGGTCACGGCGACGCCTTGATGGCGTACGCACTCGCACGGTGCGACCGCGATCACGCGCCAGCCTATTTGGAATCCTCGAACCCGCGCAACATTCCGTTTTACCGACGCTATGGCTTCGAACCGCTCGGCGCGATCCAGGTCGGTTCGTCGCCGACGCTCGTCCCGATGCTGCGTCGGCCGCGTTGA